CGGAGCGGTGTACAGCTGCGTCGCCTCGTACTCCTCGACGATCTCCCAGAGGCGGTCGCGCTCGGGGTAGTCGGGCGTCCCCTCGTACATCATCGTCGTGGTGCCCAGCGAGAGCGGGCCGTAGACGATGTACGAGTGACCCGTGATCCAGCCGATGTCTGCCGAGCAGAAGTACGTGTCCTCGGGCTTGATGTCCAACACGGCGTGGGAGGTCCACGTCGCCCACGCGAGGTAGCCCGCGGTGGTATGTTTGACGCCCTTGGGCTTGCCCGTCGTCCCCGAGGTGTACATGAGAAAGAGCATGTCCTCGGCGTCGCGCTCGACGGGGTCGACCGTCGCGCCCTCGTGAGCAGAGACGAGGTCGGCGAAGGCGTGCTGGTTCTCAGCGTAGTCGTGGTCGAAGCCGTCGCCGTCCATCAGCCGCTCGGCGACGACGACGGCCTCGACGTCGTGTTCCACCCCGCCGAGCCCCTCGTTGGCCTTCGCGAGGTGGTCGAGGGGGTCGCCGCGGCGGTAGTAGCCGTCGCAGGTGATCAGGTACTCGGAGTCCGCGGAGTTCATTCTGGTTGCCAGGGCGTCCGCCGAGAAGCCGGCGAACACCACCGAGTGGGGTGCGCCGATGCGTGCACACGCGAGCATGGCGATCGGAAGCTGCGGGATCATCGGCATGTACATCGTCACGACGTCGCCCTCGCCGACGCCCATCTCCCGCAGCGCCGCGGCGAACTCGTTGACCTCGCGGTGCAGTTCCTCGTACGTGTAGGTGATGTCGTCCTCCTCGACCGGTTCGCCGACCCACTCGATGGCGGCCTCGTCGCCTCGTTCGTCCAGGTGGCGGTCGAGACAGTTGTGCGAGACGTTCAGCTTGCCGTCGGTGAACCACTTGTAGAAAGGTGGGTTCGAGTCGTCCAGCACCTGGTCGTAGCCCTCGTACCAGTCGAGCATCTCCGCGGCGGCCTCCCAGCAGTCGGGCCACTCCGCTTCGAACTCCTCGTAGATGTCAGGATCCGAGATGTTCGCCCCCTCGACGAACGCCGCCGGCGGTTCGAACTCCTCCTGCGCTGCCAGCCGTGCCTCGAGTTCCGGGTCACCTTCTGACATGAGTCGTTCGAAGCTTCCGAATCATCCATGATAAACCATTGGTTTGCGGACGGGTTGATATATGTGAGACGGTCTCTGACACAGACGTCCGGACGGCGAGGACCGCCGAACCACCGCCGAGCGCGGCCTCGTATCCCCGCCTCGCGCGGGCTCAGACCAGCCCGACCGTCTCGCGGTAGCGGCCGTACTGCGCCTCGAACACCGCCATGATCTCGCCCATCGTCGCGTAGGCCTTGACGGCGTCGACGACGGCGGGCATCACGTTCTCCCCGGCCTCGCTCGCCTCCCGGATGGCGTCCAACGCCTCCGAGACCGCCTCGTCGTCGCGCTCCTCCTTGACCTCGGCGAGCCGCGTCAGCTGGCGCTCTTGGACCTCCTCGGAGACGTGTAGCAGGTCCGGTCGGGTGTCCTCGTCCATCTCGTACTTGTTGACACCGACGACGACCTCCTCGCCCTCCTCGACGCGCTCTTGGTACTCGTAGGAGGCGTCCTGGATCTCGCGGTGGAAGTAGCCCTGCTCGATCCCCTCCAACACTCCGTCGCGCACGGAGCCGTCGCCCAGTTCGCGGATCTCCTCGATGTACGCCATCGCCTCGGCTTCGACCTCGTTCGTGAGCGACTCGACGAAGAACGACCCACCGAGGGGGTCGATGACGTCCGCCGCGCCGCTCTCCTCGGCGATGATCTGCTGGGTGCGCAGGGCAACCCGGACGGCCTCTTCGCCGGGGAGCGCGAGCGCCTCGTCGTAGGAGTTGGTGTGCAGCGAC
This Salinigranum marinum DNA region includes the following protein-coding sequences:
- the acs gene encoding acetate--CoA ligase, yielding MSEGDPELEARLAAQEEFEPPAAFVEGANISDPDIYEEFEAEWPDCWEAAAEMLDWYEGYDQVLDDSNPPFYKWFTDGKLNVSHNCLDRHLDERGDEAAIEWVGEPVEEDDITYTYEELHREVNEFAAALREMGVGEGDVVTMYMPMIPQLPIAMLACARIGAPHSVVFAGFSADALATRMNSADSEYLITCDGYYRRGDPLDHLAKANEGLGGVEHDVEAVVVAERLMDGDGFDHDYAENQHAFADLVSAHEGATVDPVERDAEDMLFLMYTSGTTGKPKGVKHTTAGYLAWATWTSHAVLDIKPEDTYFCSADIGWITGHSYIVYGPLSLGTTTMMYEGTPDYPERDRLWEIVEEYEATQLYTAPTAIRAFMKWGSEFPERHDLSSLRLLGTVGEPINPRAWKWYYQHIGDESCPVVDTWWQTETGGMMITGLPGIKKMKPGSAGPPLPGLDVRIVDTTGEQVQAGRAGYLTVQKPWPGMLRTLYKNDERFINEYWAEYSDTDSDDPDDWVYFPEDGAKIDDEGYITVLGRVDDVLNVSGHRLGTMEIESAIVGVDGVAEAAVVGGEHEIKGEAVYAYVILEDGFEGSDEMRSRIVEGVEDAIGPIARPEQVIFTPELPKTRSGKIMRRLLEQIANEEELGDTTTLRNPEIVADIQEQVQED